The Bacteroidota bacterium genome contains a region encoding:
- a CDS encoding LytTR family DNA-binding domain-containing protein, which produces MTILIVEDEPHAQYELKRLLNNISASFQILACIDSIEETVKWLKENPQPDVIMLDIQLSDGLSFEIFKKHDVRSPVIFTTAYDEYAIRAFKVNSVDYLLKPVKQEELTAALNKLDMIRLQYSGAETLPAFRQIEELIRSQRPEYKTRFIAKVGDQIKHIDINEVAYFKAEDNEVFLVSNDNRRVIIEHSLDQLERVLNPGDFFRITRGYIASAGSIGKISKYFNSRLLIELKPPADDKIMISRVRVQDFLKWMDR; this is translated from the coding sequence ATGACCATTTTGATAGTAGAAGATGAACCCCATGCCCAATATGAACTGAAGCGTCTGTTGAATAACATTTCAGCGTCATTTCAAATCCTTGCCTGTATCGATTCCATCGAAGAGACCGTCAAATGGCTGAAGGAAAATCCGCAACCGGATGTCATCATGCTTGACATACAACTTTCAGATGGACTGAGTTTTGAGATTTTTAAAAAGCATGATGTCCGGTCGCCGGTGATTTTCACCACTGCTTATGATGAGTATGCCATACGGGCTTTCAAGGTGAACAGTGTGGATTATTTGCTGAAACCGGTCAAACAGGAAGAATTGACTGCCGCGCTGAACAAGCTGGACATGATAAGGCTTCAATACTCAGGGGCAGAGACTTTACCGGCCTTCAGGCAGATCGAAGAACTGATCCGCTCACAACGGCCGGAATATAAAACACGATTCATAGCAAAAGTAGGTGATCAGATTAAACACATAGACATCAATGAAGTGGCATATTTTAAAGCAGAAGACAACGAGGTTTTTCTTGTCAGCAACGACAATCGCAGGGTTATTATTGAACATTCACTCGATCAGCTTGAGCGGGTTCTTAATCCGGGAGATTTTTTCAGGATCACCAGGGGTTATATCGCCAGTGCGGGTTCGATAGGTAAGATCAGTAAATATTTTAACAGCCGGCTCCTCATCGAGCTGAAACCTCCGGCCGACGACAAGATCATGATCAGCAGAGTGAGGGTGCAGGATTTTTTAAAATGGATGGACAGATAA
- a CDS encoding T9SS type A sorting domain-containing protein has product MKTQILTFVFSVTFALTTSFATNNTGIDSIGNVKSGIECVIFQNTDNLATLIIDKPYGEKIAVKLYSESGVLMSYKNLKRHDTVRIRFDLSNLPKGNYTIKVVKADEELYTKQVTATGNSL; this is encoded by the coding sequence ATGAAAACACAAATCTTAACTTTCGTTTTTTCGGTGACGTTCGCTCTGACAACCTCATTTGCAACTAATAACACCGGAATTGATTCAATCGGAAATGTAAAGTCCGGCATAGAGTGTGTCATATTTCAGAATACTGATAACCTGGCTACTCTTATCATCGACAAACCCTATGGAGAAAAAATCGCAGTGAAGCTTTATTCTGAAAGCGGCGTACTGATGAGCTATAAGAATCTTAAACGTCATGATACCGTCAGGATCAGGTTTGATCTGTCAAACCTTCCCAAAGGAAATTATACCATTAAAGTGGTAAAAGCTGATGAGGAACTGTACACAAAGCAGGTCACAGCTACTGGGAATAGTCTATAA
- a CDS encoding bifunctional enoyl-CoA hydratase/phosphate acetyltransferase: MITKLDELVAIAKSKRKRKIAVAAAEDYEVLDAIRNAMAQNIVDPILVGDQPMIESLLEQLHMNSGSIQIIHFPDPVEASYEATKLVRNGDADILMKGLVSTQYLLRAVLNKETGLRKGEILSHVAFFESPYYHKLLGLTDAAMNVAPTFEDKVALIINAVEAFHKIGIEVPKVAVVGSVETINPRMEATMHAATLSMMNRRGQIKGCIVDGPLAVDNAVSKKSAAHKNIDSEVAGDADLIVAPDINGANFLYKALNFIGGATAAAVIMGARVPIVLTSRADSERSKFLSIALAAAMV, from the coding sequence ATGATCACAAAATTAGACGAACTCGTCGCCATAGCTAAGAGCAAGCGGAAACGCAAGATAGCTGTTGCTGCTGCCGAGGATTATGAAGTGTTGGATGCTATCCGCAATGCCATGGCACAGAATATCGTGGATCCTATTCTGGTTGGCGACCAACCCATGATAGAATCCTTGCTGGAACAGCTCCACATGAACAGTGGCTCCATTCAGATCATTCATTTCCCTGATCCTGTCGAAGCATCATATGAGGCCACCAAGCTGGTCAGAAATGGCGATGCCGATATTCTGATGAAAGGGCTGGTCAGCACACAATATCTTTTACGGGCGGTGCTCAACAAGGAAACCGGCCTGCGTAAAGGTGAGATTCTCAGTCATGTGGCCTTTTTTGAATCTCCCTATTACCATAAGCTCCTCGGCCTGACCGATGCGGCAATGAATGTCGCGCCCACCTTTGAAGACAAGGTGGCGCTGATCATCAATGCCGTTGAAGCCTTCCATAAAATCGGCATTGAGGTTCCCAAGGTGGCAGTGGTAGGGTCTGTTGAAACTATCAATCCACGCATGGAAGCCACCATGCATGCAGCTACACTGTCGATGATGAACCGCCGCGGACAAATAAAGGGTTGCATCGTCGATGGACCACTCGCAGTGGATAATGCTGTGTCAAAGAAATCGGCGGCGCACAAAAATATTGACAGTGAAGTAGCCGGTGATGCCGACCTAATCGTAGCACCCGATATCAATGGCGCCAACTTCCTCTATAAAGCCCTTAACTTCATCGGTGGCGCCACTGCCGCAGCAGTCATCATGGGTGCCAGGGTGCCGATAGTGCTGACATCACGGGCTGACTCTGAGAGAAGCAAATTCCTGTCAATTGCACTCGCTGCTGCTATGGTATAA
- a CDS encoding M64 family metallo-endopeptidase yields the protein MRYMIMLFLALTCLLSSAQFDKYFENKTLRFDYYHAGDSQSDTYFFDETKMEPYWGGSKVNLIDTFNYGNNYVKVFDLASNDLIYSRGYCTLFGEWQTVPEAKETKKSLSETVIIPYPKNDARIELYTRKRDGQFEKKFEYLFKPSSYFISQERKLSYPVFDAYISGDPAEKVDIVIIPDGYTEAEMGKFISDCQKFAREIFDFAPYDRNKDKFNIRGVMAPSAESGNDIPADSIWKNTVVGTSYYTFDSERYCMTYDHKSVRDVAANAPYDQIYILVNRNKYGGGAIYNFYNVTASGNLASAKIFIHELGHGFAGLGDEYVGAVSYSDFYPTTIEPWEPNLTTLVSFDRKWKNLVDKTTPIPTPDEEKYYTVTGVFEGGGYVSKGIYRPKHDCLMNTFKEEKFCPVCEAAIQKMIDFYTK from the coding sequence ATGCGTTACATGATTATGCTTTTTCTTGCACTCACCTGTCTACTCTCCAGTGCCCAGTTCGACAAATACTTCGAAAACAAAACCCTGCGTTTCGATTATTACCACGCCGGCGACAGCCAGTCGGATACATATTTTTTTGATGAAACCAAAATGGAACCTTACTGGGGTGGGTCGAAGGTTAACCTGATCGATACCTTCAATTATGGGAATAATTATGTCAAGGTCTTTGACCTGGCATCAAATGATCTGATTTACTCACGCGGCTATTGCACACTCTTCGGTGAGTGGCAGACAGTTCCTGAGGCAAAGGAAACGAAAAAAAGTCTTTCTGAAACTGTCATCATTCCCTATCCAAAAAATGATGCCCGCATTGAATTGTATACCAGGAAAAGGGATGGCCAGTTTGAAAAGAAATTCGAGTATCTTTTTAAACCCTCCAGCTACTTCATTTCTCAGGAAAGAAAACTGTCCTATCCTGTTTTCGATGCCTATATTTCAGGCGATCCTGCTGAAAAGGTCGACATTGTCATCATTCCCGATGGTTACACGGAGGCTGAAATGGGCAAGTTCATCAGCGACTGCCAGAAATTTGCCAGGGAAATATTCGATTTTGCTCCTTATGACAGAAACAAAGATAAATTTAACATCCGGGGTGTCATGGCTCCCTCAGCAGAGTCGGGCAATGATATACCGGCCGATTCCATCTGGAAGAATACTGTTGTCGGCACCAGTTATTATACCTTCGACAGCGAACGTTACTGCATGACCTATGATCATAAAAGTGTGAGGGATGTGGCGGCTAATGCCCCCTATGATCAGATATACATTCTGGTCAACCGCAATAAGTATGGCGGAGGAGCTATATATAATTTTTACAATGTGACAGCCAGCGGCAACCTTGCCTCAGCCAAGATATTCATTCATGAACTTGGCCACGGCTTCGCCGGACTGGGTGATGAATATGTCGGAGCAGTATCCTATAGTGATTTTTATCCCACCACCATCGAACCATGGGAGCCGAACCTGACCACACTGGTCAGCTTTGACAGGAAATGGAAAAATCTCGTCGATAAAACTACACCCATTCCAACGCCAGATGAAGAGAAATACTATACTGTCACCGGGGTATTTGAAGGTGGCGGTTATGTTTCAAAAGGGATATACCGCCCGAAGCACGACTGCCTGATGAATACCTTTAAAGAAGAGAAATTTTGTCCGGTCTGCGAGGCGGCCATACAGAAGATGATTGATTTTTATACAAAGTGA
- a CDS encoding histidine kinase — protein sequence MEKMNNPMVRKTWLRITIIVLMGIPFKFLLDVIFSLLYRNYTLFQPGASYLYTVLLSFFAFVTLLLISRNLDRKYPWEAGFYRRFFLQLLVNVGTALIFATGIRWLYIILFLHFTYARLLDELIYAGFAAFMAINILLVQMSYFLLERWRLSLAEVERFRKENAEVRFETLRSQVNPHFLFNSLNTLSSLIYRDQDKAGTFVRELSDVYRYILDKRDTELITLNEELVFVRSYINLLRLRFEENIQITLDIPDHLLQRSIAPITLQLLIENAVKHNVVSKRSPLSVKIWTENDEYLVISNNLQEKETAAPSSGMGLDNIRKRYIYLTNKMLNIIKEDETFTVKVPLI from the coding sequence ATGGAAAAGATGAATAACCCGATGGTCAGGAAAACATGGCTACGAATAACCATAATAGTGCTGATGGGTATTCCTTTCAAGTTTCTTCTGGATGTCATCTTCAGCCTGCTTTATCGGAATTATACGCTTTTTCAGCCAGGTGCAAGCTATCTTTACACAGTTCTGTTATCTTTTTTTGCTTTTGTTACCCTATTGCTTATCAGCAGGAATCTTGACAGGAAATATCCGTGGGAAGCCGGTTTTTATCGCCGTTTTTTTTTGCAGCTTTTGGTAAATGTGGGCACTGCCCTGATCTTCGCAACGGGTATCCGGTGGCTGTATATCATCCTTTTTCTGCACTTCACTTATGCCAGGCTTTTGGATGAGCTGATCTATGCCGGTTTTGCAGCTTTCATGGCTATTAATATCCTGCTGGTTCAGATGAGTTATTTTCTTCTGGAGCGGTGGAGGTTATCCTTGGCCGAAGTGGAACGGTTTAGGAAAGAAAATGCAGAAGTCAGATTTGAAACGTTGCGGTCACAGGTAAATCCCCATTTTTTATTCAATAGTCTGAATACCCTTTCTTCGCTGATTTACCGTGATCAGGATAAGGCAGGCACTTTTGTGAGGGAATTGTCGGATGTGTATCGCTATATCCTTGATAAAAGAGATACGGAGCTTATCACATTGAATGAAGAGCTGGTATTTGTAAGGTCATATATCAATTTACTCAGGTTACGGTTTGAAGAGAATATTCAGATTACACTGGATATCCCTGACCATTTACTTCAAAGGTCCATTGCTCCTATTACCTTGCAGCTTTTGATAGAAAATGCAGTGAAGCACAATGTGGTATCCAAAAGGTCACCACTGTCAGTGAAGATCTGGACGGAGAACGATGAATATTTGGTGATTTCCAATAATTTACAAGAAAAGGAAACAGCGGCACCTTCATCCGGAATGGGATTGGATAACATCAGAAAAAGATATATCTATCTGACAAACAAAATGTTAAATATTATAAAAGAGGATGAGACCTTTACGGTTAAAGTGCCTTTAATTTAA